Below is a genomic region from Deinococcus ruber.
ATCTTGGGGCCAAAAGCACGTTCCAGACAGCCTTTTATGAAACTGCAAGATGTGAGTCAACGAACTTCACAAGCTGCGCGGAAGCTCACGCTGCTGGATATTCCAACATCCATATTGGCAGTCCAGCCTACAGTCCCGCGTTAGATCGTGACGGGGACGGTATTGCCTGTGAGTCAGGAAGCGGATCGACAGCCCCTCCCTCTACTGCTCAACCGACGATCTCCGCCAATAAACCAACGGTCGCGTTGCAAACAAATGCGAGCATCATCGGCCCCAAAATTATGTACACCAACACCAGTGTGAATCTTCGGGAAAAAGCAAACCCTGACTCAAAAATGATAACCACGCTTGGGAAAGGCGAGGTTGTTATTGTTGATTCCTGCGACTCGAAGTGGTGCAAAGTCCGATACGGCAAAGCAATTGGGTACACGATTCAGACTGCCCTGCAAGTAAACAGCTCGCCTGTGAATACTTCAGCTGCGAAGCCTGTGCAGTCTTCCCCTACTCAAGCAGCAGCTACCGCTACGACTGCAGTAACACCTACAGGGAGTTCTTGCCCTAAGTTTGCACTCTACGATTCATTTGTTGTTGTCACAGTTCCAGCCAAATTCCCGAATCCCCAAGCTGAGGAGTCACGATCATCTCTCAAATGTGGAAATTACAATATTCAATATATCGGAGACGATTTAGCACTTCATAAAAAGATATATGTAAAGGCGAATTCTTGGAAGGATGCGTGGCATATTGCCGTTGATAAACCTAGTCTTTTGTACATGTCTTTACAGGTCGATACAGCAGTTCGGCTTGATATTGTTGACGGTGTTGCTGGCGTCAAGGTTGATCCAGTAGAAATAGGGGTAGGGAATAGTGGAGTTATAGCTCTTTCTATTAACGGCGGGCCTCTCATGCCGGTGCTTTTTAATGGCAAGGTTACGCCGCAGAAACTTGGCAGCGGGAGCAATAAATTTTATCAGAAAGCTAATTACCCTTATGGCGATTATCAATTGATAGAAGTAAACACTATCAGCCAAACAGTTACGTTTACACCTACTGCATCCTTTCCCTCAAAGTGAATTCGCGACAGGACCTCAGCGGTCGTTGGGCTTCTGCTGGGACTCGAAGGCGCAGGCGTGAGCGGCACATGGTAAGGGAGAACGAATGACGAAGGCCAGCCCGTTCAGACTGCTGCTCATCGACGACGATCCTGCCGACGTCCTGTTCTTCAGAGAGGCTCTCGAAGACATCTCACCTGAAGTCGAATTCCACCACGTCGCAGACGGCCAGCAGGCCCTCAATCTCCTCCTGCAGGGTGTCGAGTCTGCTAGAAAATCGCACCCGCACTTGATTCTGGTCGATATCAATATGCCCGTTCTCGGCGGCCATGCCTTTCTCCAACAGACCAAAGCGCATCCAACCTTGCGGTCAATTCCCGTCCTCATGCTCTCGACATCCGATCAGGCAGATGACATCCAGCGGGCCTATCAGGGTCAGGTCAATGGCTACCTTGTGAAACCTAGCCAGTATTCCGAATACCGGCAGCTTGTCCTTACGCTGTTGGAGTACTGGCGCGGCACGGTTCGGCTCCCACCGGTTGAGTACACCACGCCATGAGCGCAGGCGTGAGCGGGACGTGGTAAGAGATGAGCGCAGTGACGATTGGCACTGGGGCCTTCGCAG
It encodes:
- a CDS encoding excalibur calcium-binding domain-containing protein, producing the protein LGAKSTFQTAFYETARCESTNFTSCAEAHAAGYSNIHIGSPAYSPALDRDGDGIACESGSGSTAPPSTAQPTISANKPTVALQTNASIIGPKIMYTNTSVNLREKANPDSKMITTLGKGEVVIVDSCDSKWCKVRYGKAIGYTIQTALQVNSSPVNTSAAKPVQSSPTQAAATATTAVTPTGSSCPKFALYDSFVVVTVPAKFPNPQAEESRSSLKCGNYNIQYIGDDLALHKKIYVKANSWKDAWHIAVDKPSLLYMSLQVDTAVRLDIVDGVAGVKVDPVEIGVGNSGVIALSINGGPLMPVLFNGKVTPQKLGSGSNKFYQKANYPYGDYQLIEVNTISQTVTFTPTASFPSK
- a CDS encoding response regulator; the encoded protein is MTKASPFRLLLIDDDPADVLFFREALEDISPEVEFHHVADGQQALNLLLQGVESARKSHPHLILVDINMPVLGGHAFLQQTKAHPTLRSIPVLMLSTSDQADDIQRAYQGQVNGYLVKPSQYSEYRQLVLTLLEYWRGTVRLPPVEYTTP